One part of the Sorangiineae bacterium MSr11954 genome encodes these proteins:
- a CDS encoding DUF4275 family protein has product MSITGMHREDLVAGLESWLRDLHGTPIQLEQRELWKVHKAWRERFTPTRIADRRVRAPDLWITLASGEDAAEREFAAVSAYEQRRGDAFIVILGYEELGFRCTGADIPKYDEIRDLMDHWKISDIYIIAPSFEWTFVVTNEQDAYGGPFFVVAVMDDPDVGDMG; this is encoded by the coding sequence ATGAGTATTACTGGAATGCACCGCGAGGACCTGGTAGCGGGCCTCGAGTCGTGGCTGCGGGACCTACACGGTACACCGATCCAGCTCGAACAGCGCGAGCTGTGGAAGGTACACAAAGCGTGGCGCGAGAGGTTTACCCCAACACGTATCGCCGATCGTCGTGTACGCGCGCCGGATCTTTGGATCACACTTGCCTCTGGCGAGGATGCGGCGGAGCGCGAATTCGCCGCTGTCAGTGCTTACGAGCAACGCCGCGGCGATGCATTCATCGTTATCCTCGGATATGAAGAGTTGGGCTTTCGATGTACAGGTGCCGATATCCCCAAATACGACGAGATCCGCGACCTGATGGATCATTGGAAGATCTCAGACATCTACATCATCGCACCGAGTTTCGAATGGACCTTCGTCGTAACCAACGAGCAGGATGCTTATGGGGGACCGTTCTTCGTCGTTGCGGTAATGGACGATCCAGATGTAGGCGATATGGGATGA